A window from Manis javanica isolate MJ-LG chromosome 10, MJ_LKY, whole genome shotgun sequence encodes these proteins:
- the SOCS1 gene encoding suppressor of cytokine signaling 1: MVAHNQVAADNAISTAAESRRRPEPSSSSSSSSSPADPARPRPCPAAPAAAPTPAPAPGDTHFRTFRSHAEYRRITRASALLDACGFYWGPLSVHGAHERLRTEPVGTFLVRDSRQRNCFFALSVKMASGPTSIRVHFQAGRFHLDGSRESFDCLFELLEHYVAAPRRMLGAPLRQRRVRPLQELCRQRIVATVGRENLARIPLNPVLRDYLSSFPFQI, encoded by the coding sequence ATGGTGGCACACAACCAGGTGGCAGCCGACAATGCAATCTCCACGGCAGCAGAGTCCCGACGGCGGCCCgagccttcctcctcctcctcctcctcctcctcgcccGCGGACCCCGCGCGCCCGCGGCCCTGCCCGGCGGCTCCGGCTGCGGCCCCgaccccggccccggcccccggCGACACACACTTCCGCACGTTCCGCTCGCACGCCGAGTACCGGCGCATCACCCGAGCCAGCGCGCTCCTCGACGCCTGCGGCTTCTACTGGGGGCCCCTGAGCGTGCACGGGGCGCACGAGCGGCTGCGCACCGAGCCCGTGGGCACCTTCCTGGTGCGCGACAGCCGCCAGCGGAACTGCTTCTTCGCCCTCAGCGTGAAGATGGCCTCGGGCCCCACGAGCATCCGCGTGCACTTCCAGGCTGGCCGCTTCCACCTGGACGGCAGCCGCGAGAGCTTCGACTGTCTCTTCGAGCTGCTGGAGCACTACGTGGCGGCGCCGCGCCGCATGCTGGGGGCCCCGCTGCGCCAGCGCCGCGTGCGGCCGCTGCAGGAGCTGTGCCGCCAGCGCATCGTGGCCACCGTGGGCCGCGAGAACCTGGCGCGCATCCCCCTCAACCCCGTCCTCCGCGACTACTTGAGCTCCTTCCCCTTCCAGATCTGA